The following are from one region of the Capsicum annuum cultivar UCD-10X-F1 chromosome 1, UCD10Xv1.1, whole genome shotgun sequence genome:
- the LOC107869017 gene encoding BOI-related E3 ubiquitin-protein ligase 1 isoform X2, translated as MAVQAQYPSNVLFLNRNVQEGKGPLGNDYSLQPRPGGAGGGGGGSFLDQTQMLFNPGGSNSRKRGRELTSTTAPMNPLMTMQSQPQPQLIDLTQLHTSAPLQQQPPNVVSTGLRLAFGDQQQQQQQHQLQQQQHHHHHNSLSPQSSQSSAFYSILTEDLATHIKQQRDEIDHLLLIQGEQLRRTLAEKRQRHYRALIGAAEESMARRLREKEAEIEKAARRNAELEARAAQLTAEAQAWQARARAQEVTAATLQAQLQHAMINNNNGRSNNEREEGKAGEPEDAESAYIDPDRVIESTGGGPSCKGCRKRVASVVILPCRHMCMCRECDAVAQACPLCFSIRSSSVEVFFT; from the exons ATGGCTGTTCAAGCTCAATATCCATCAAATGTTCTCTTTCTAAACAG AAATGTACAAGAAGGAAAAGGCCCACTGGGTAATGATTATTCATTACAACCTCGACCTGGTGGTGCTGGTGGTGGCGGAGGTGGATCTTTTCTTGATCAAACACAAATGCTATTCAATCCAGGAG GTTCAAATTCAAGAAAGAGAGGAAGAGAACTTACAAGTACAACAGCGCCAATGAATCCATTGATGACAATGCAATCTCAGCCTCAACCGCAACTCATTGACCTCACTCAGCTCCACACATCGGCTCCATTGCAGCAACAGCCACCAAATGTTGTCTCCACCGGACTCCGTTTAGCTTTCGGAGatcagcaacaacaacagcagcAGCATCAattacagcaacaacaacatcatcatcaccataactctCTTTCTCCTCAATCCTCTCAATCATCAGCTTTCTATTCAATATTAACAGAAGACTTAGCTACTCATATCAAACAACAACGTGATGAAATTGATCATCTCCTCCTCATTCAG GGAGAGCAATTGAGGCGTACGCTAGCAGAGAAGAGACAACGCCACTACCGAGCACTGATCGGAGCAGCGGAGGAATCAATGGCGCGAAGGctaagagaaaaagaagcagagATAGAAAAAGCAGCTCGTAGAAATGCAGAGCTAGAAGCACGTGCAGCGCAGTTAACCGCGGAGGCGCAGGCATGGCAAGCAAGAGCTAGAGCACAGGAAGTAACAGCAGCAACACTTCAAGCACAGCTACAACACGCaatgatcaacaacaacaatggaagaAGTAACAAcgaaagagaagaaggaaaagcAGGTGAACCGGAGGATGCTGAATCGGCCTACATTGACCCGGACCGAGTAATTGAATCGACCGGTGGCGGTCCGAGCTGCAAAGGGTGCAGAAAACGGGTTGCATCAGTAGTAATATTGCCGTGTCGCCATATGTGCATGTGTAGAGAATGTGATGCTGTTGCTCAAGCATGCCCATTGTGTTTCTCCATTAGAAGCTCAAGTGTTGAGGTCTTTTTCACTTAG
- the LOC107869017 gene encoding BOI-related E3 ubiquitin-protein ligase 1 isoform X1 encodes MAVQAQYPSNVLFLNRNVQEGKGPLGNDYSLQPRPGGAGGGGGGSFLDQTQMLFNPGAGSNSRKRGRELTSTTAPMNPLMTMQSQPQPQLIDLTQLHTSAPLQQQPPNVVSTGLRLAFGDQQQQQQQHQLQQQQHHHHHNSLSPQSSQSSAFYSILTEDLATHIKQQRDEIDHLLLIQGEQLRRTLAEKRQRHYRALIGAAEESMARRLREKEAEIEKAARRNAELEARAAQLTAEAQAWQARARAQEVTAATLQAQLQHAMINNNNGRSNNEREEGKAGEPEDAESAYIDPDRVIESTGGGPSCKGCRKRVASVVILPCRHMCMCRECDAVAQACPLCFSIRSSSVEVFFT; translated from the exons ATGGCTGTTCAAGCTCAATATCCATCAAATGTTCTCTTTCTAAACAG AAATGTACAAGAAGGAAAAGGCCCACTGGGTAATGATTATTCATTACAACCTCGACCTGGTGGTGCTGGTGGTGGCGGAGGTGGATCTTTTCTTGATCAAACACAAATGCTATTCAATCCAGGAG CAGGTTCAAATTCAAGAAAGAGAGGAAGAGAACTTACAAGTACAACAGCGCCAATGAATCCATTGATGACAATGCAATCTCAGCCTCAACCGCAACTCATTGACCTCACTCAGCTCCACACATCGGCTCCATTGCAGCAACAGCCACCAAATGTTGTCTCCACCGGACTCCGTTTAGCTTTCGGAGatcagcaacaacaacagcagcAGCATCAattacagcaacaacaacatcatcatcaccataactctCTTTCTCCTCAATCCTCTCAATCATCAGCTTTCTATTCAATATTAACAGAAGACTTAGCTACTCATATCAAACAACAACGTGATGAAATTGATCATCTCCTCCTCATTCAG GGAGAGCAATTGAGGCGTACGCTAGCAGAGAAGAGACAACGCCACTACCGAGCACTGATCGGAGCAGCGGAGGAATCAATGGCGCGAAGGctaagagaaaaagaagcagagATAGAAAAAGCAGCTCGTAGAAATGCAGAGCTAGAAGCACGTGCAGCGCAGTTAACCGCGGAGGCGCAGGCATGGCAAGCAAGAGCTAGAGCACAGGAAGTAACAGCAGCAACACTTCAAGCACAGCTACAACACGCaatgatcaacaacaacaatggaagaAGTAACAAcgaaagagaagaaggaaaagcAGGTGAACCGGAGGATGCTGAATCGGCCTACATTGACCCGGACCGAGTAATTGAATCGACCGGTGGCGGTCCGAGCTGCAAAGGGTGCAGAAAACGGGTTGCATCAGTAGTAATATTGCCGTGTCGCCATATGTGCATGTGTAGAGAATGTGATGCTGTTGCTCAAGCATGCCCATTGTGTTTCTCCATTAGAAGCTCAAGTGTTGAGGTCTTTTTCACTTAG